The following nucleotide sequence is from Ailuropoda melanoleuca isolate Jingjing chromosome 12, ASM200744v2, whole genome shotgun sequence.
GGACAGGCATCGGCATGCAGGCCTTCTGATCCCAGCCCAAGGCTCCTTCTCATTCACAGCTCTTCCTGATGTCAGTAGTAATAATACCACTAGCTAATATcttttgagccccgtgttggacgCTGAGTGAAGCACTTGACATGAATTATCCTAATTGCTCCATGTAAACCCTATAAGGTAGGGACCACCATTTTCCCACCTCCCAAGGCAGGGAGAGTCCCAGGCTTAGGAAGGTTACGTGACTGTCATCAAAGCCCGTAGTTTGCAAGTGGAGAAGCCAGGGCTGGCACGTGCTGGCTCTTCTCTCCATGCATCACATTACGTCCCCCCCCATGTAGCCCCCTCTCTGTCAGatcccaccacccccatcctACCTCATTTGCCACTTTGGTCTTCCAGATGCCGCGTGTAAGAAGTACATGTCCAAGCTGAGGTCCATGATATCCGCTCAGTCTCGCTTCCTGAGCACCTATGATGGGGCAGAGAATCTTTGCCTGGAGGAAATATACACAGAGAATGTTCTGGAGATCCGGACAGAGGCGGGCCTGGCCGAACCCCTGCAGAAGAACCCTGCAACCCTGGGCCTGGAGGAGCTCTTCAGCAGCCGTGGCCGCCTCAATGATGACGCCGACACGCTGCTGGTGGTGGGCGAGGCGGGCAGCGGCAAGAGCACGCTCCTGCAGCGGCTGCActtgctctgggcctcagggCGCAACTTCCAGGAGTTTCTCTTCGTCTTCCCATTCAGCTGCCGGCAGCTGCAGTGTGTGGCAAAGCCGCTGTCTGTGCGGACGCTGCTCTTCGAACACTGCTGTTGGCCTGACCTTGGCCAACAGGACGTCTTCCAGTTCCTCCTTGACCACCCCAACCGTGTCCTCTTAACCTTCGATGGCTTTGACGAGTTCAGGTTCAGGTTCTCGGACCGCGAGCGCCACTGCTCTCCGACCGACCCCACCTCTGTCCAGACTCTGCTCTGCAACCTCCTGCAGGGTAACCTGCTCAAGAGCGCCCGCAAGGTGCTGACCAGCCGGCCCGCGGCTGTGTCCGCGCTCCTCAGGAAGTGCCTGCGCTTGGAACTCTGCCTGaagggcttctcagaggagggcATCGAGCTGTACCTGAGGAAGTGCCACCGGGAGCCGGGGGTGGCCGACCGCCTCATCCGCCTGCTCAAAGCGACCTCGGCCCTGCACGGTCTGTGCCACCTTCCTGTGGTCTCGTGGATGGTGTCCAGATGCCACCAGGAGCTGTTGTGGCGTGGCGGGGGGTCCCCAAAGACCAGCACGGATCTATACCTGCTGATCCTGCAGCATTTTCTGCTGCATGCCTCCCCGCCAGGCTCGGTGCCCTGCGGCCTGGGGTCCGGCCTGCTTCGAGGCaggctccccagcctcctgcgCCTGGGCCGCCTGGCTGTCCACGGCCTGGGCACGTGCTGCTACGTGTTCTCCGCCAAGCAGCTCCAGGCGGCGCACGTGGGCCCCGAGGACATTTCTCTCGGCTTCCTGGTGCATGCCAGGAGCGTCGTGCCGGGGGGCGCCGCCCCGCTGGAATTCCTGCACATCACCTTCCAGTGTTTCTTTGCAGCCTTGTACCTCGTGCTCAGCGCCGACCTGTCGCCGTCCTTGCTCCGACAACTCTTCAGCTGTCACGGGCCGCGCAGCTCGCTGCTGGCCCGGCTGCTGCCCCCCATGTGCGTGCCGCGCCCCGAGCGCCCGGACGGTGGCGACGCGGCTCTGCTGCAGGAGGCTGAGCCGCACAACCTCCAGATCACGGCCGCCTTCCTGGCGGGGCTGCTGTCCCGGGAGCACGGGGGCCTGCTGGCCGAGTGCCAGGTGTCCGAGAGGGCCCTGCTCCAGCGCCAGGCCGGCGCCCGGGGCTGTCTGTCCCGCAGCCTCCACGAGCACTTCCACTCCATCCCTGCGGCCGTGCCAGGGGAGGCCAAGAGCGTGCATGCCATGCCCGGGTTCGTCTGGCTCATCCGGAGCCTGTACGAGATGCAGGAGGAGCGGCTGGCCCGGGAGGCCGTGCGGGGGCTGAAGGTCGGGCACCTGAAGCTGACGTTCTGCGGCGTGGGCCCTGCGGAGTGTGCCGCCCTGGCGTTTGTGCTGCGGCACCTGCGGCGGCCCATGGCCCTGCAGCTGGACCACAACTCAGTCGGGGACGTCGGTGTGGAGCAGCTGCTGCCTTGTCTCAGTGTCTGCAAGGCTCTGTAGTGAGTGTTGCTGGGGGGTGCTGgctggcggggggcagggggcgggatGCACTGTGGGGGCTCAGCGCGGGGACCCTCGGGAGTCCAGGCCCGCCACCCCTTCGGTGCAACCCCAGCCGGGCCCCTGCCGCGGTCTGGGCCTTAGTGTCATGGTGATGACGACAGCCACGTCCATGGAGTGTCCTGCGTGTCAGGCGCTGTGTTACACACTTCCCGGAATTAAttcctttcatctctgtgaaCACCCCGGGCTGACTCCCCGTTATCCTCCgtttgaggcccagagaagcagagtccccggtCTAGAGCGACACAGGAAATGGCAGAGCGGGGTAGAACAGATCACATCTTTCCCGTGACAAGTCCTTGCTCCCCACAAGCAGCCTGTCCGCGGAGAGGTTTCAGGGGCTCCGCGAGAACCTTGAAGTGACATGCAAAGTTTTGTGTCATATGTGTGTGTTATTAGGAACTGCCCACAAATCAGAGGTGACTTAGGCCCCATGAGAGATTTTAAAATCCCAGTGAGATGCAGATTTCAGGATCCAAGAGCTGGAAAGTGGCTGCAGAGTTGCGCCTGCCCTTAAGGCCACATGAGATTTTGCTGTCACCTGTACTGCTCCGGACCCCCGTCTGGAGGTGTGAGGTTTCCCCCTTTGGAACGTCTGTTCCAGCACCTGCAGGGCCTCTCTCCATGTCTTGGGCCAGGTGAGAGCAGAAGGCATGCCCAGGTCTGGCAGCCAGCctgcagcaggctccccagcttcctttcctgccttgAAAGGGCAGGTCCTGCTGCCTGTTTAAAACCTCCGAGGGGGCAGAAGTGGTAGCTTGATGTTAATACCTACCCACAGCTTTCTGGGGCTTTTGGTCCGACCCAGATGATCTTATTTGACCCTAAGCAAGGGACAAGCCTCTCCTTGAATATATTAGGAGGGCATAACTTCTCCTGGCCAGAGCAGcaagatttttgtgttttctctctggagCAAATGTATGCAGATCTATTAGAAGCTGTGGTGGCCTGTGTGATCCCTTACATCGGGTCTGTGGTCATAAGTTTATAAATACAATGTAATAATAACACAACATGTAGCATATTTTATATAGTGCCCAGGTATATTATAGATCATATATGTTATGAATTTATCAGGAAGAAACAGTTGACACATTTAAATTGGGTGATTTGCAGAGAGTTTAATAAAGGGACTGTTTACAGAGGCTTGAACAGCAGTCAGGAAGAGCCAGAAGGGACAGGGCAGGGTCCTGGGGCCAGTGActgtgagggtgggggtggggaaggggccatCACCCTCTGCAGGCctggagaggcagggctgggggggcaggTGTGGAGAAGGCTGCCTGATAGGAGCTGAGGCAACAGAAAGCTGAGAGAGTGGGGGCCCtggcccttcctccccttcctgctcgTGCCTTGACCACCCAACCGGGAGCTAGCAGGGGGTGCCCGCTGCTGTCATCCGTGGGCATCAGCCCCTCAGGACCGAGAGCCAGGTAGACAGGGGAAAGTGGATCTGGCCAGGCAAATGGAAGATGGCCAGCACCATACTCTATTTCCCCAAGAAGGAGGAATCCCCGTATTTTCACTCAGGAAGTCTGAGACCTCTCTATGGGAGTCAGTTTCCTGATCAAATATGAACGTTTTTCTGGATAGTGGACCTGTCATCCTCAAGGGGGGCCTGAAGCCCCAAGAGGTAGGAACCTCTGGCCTGGATGATCCTGATAGACCAGTCCATCCTGAGAATGAGTGGCTCCCTTCTCCTCAGTTAGGGAAAGCCCATGTCACTCCCAGGATGTGTCAGAGGGCTGAGGGGAGGCTCGAGGTCTGCTTCTATTTTCAGAGGAGGGTGAGGATGGTCTGGCTCCAGTGCTCAGCCTGTGGGTGCAAAGGGGCTtgtggaaatgcagattctcaggcctgTGCCCAGCGATTCTCATTCCCTAGGTGTGGGGTGGTCTGTGGGAACCAGCTCGATTTTTCCAAGACCCATAAAAGACCTTGACCAAGTCCTACTGCTCTTTTCTCTCTATACCGAAATTGCCAGCGCTGTGTGGGAGGGGAAAGGACCTTGAGGTTGCTGCTTGGGCattttgcctgtgtgtgtgtgtgtgtgtgtgtgtgtgtgagagagagagacagagacagagacagagacagagacagagagagacagatagacagagacagagacagaggctcCGGATGGCGGGGGACCTCCTCTCCCCCAGAGCCATACTGCCTCTCTCCCACTTGAAATGTTTCCATGCCAACAGAAAGTGCTCAGCCTCCAGGAAACCTGTCTACAAAGTA
It contains:
- the NOD2 gene encoding nucleotide-binding oligomerization domain-containing protein 2 isoform X2: MCTQDAFQAQRSQLVGLLVSGSLEGFESVLDWLLSWEVLSWEDYEGLSLPGQPLSRLARRLLDTVWNKGAWGCEQLVAAVREAQTDCQAPELSSCWDPHSPQPARDLQSHRPAIVRRLYSHVEGVLDLAWEHGFISQYECDEIRLPIFTSSQRARRLLDLATVKANGLAAFLLRHVQELPVPLALPFEDAACKKYMSKLRSMISAQSRFLSTYDGAENLCLEEIYTENVLEIRTEAGLAEPLQKNPATLGLEELFSSRGRLNDDADTLLVVGEAGSGKSTLLQRLHLLWASGRNFQEFLFVFPFSCRQLQCVAKPLSVRTLLFEHCCWPDLGQQDVFQFLLDHPNRVLLTFDGFDEFRFRFSDRERHCSPTDPTSVQTLLCNLLQGNLLKSARKVLTSRPAAVSALLRKCLRLELCLKGFSEEGIELYLRKCHREPGVADRLIRLLKATSALHGLCHLPVVSWMVSRCHQELLWRGGGSPKTSTDLYLLILQHFLLHASPPGSVPCGLGSGLLRGRLPSLLRLGRLAVHGLGTCCYVFSAKQLQAAHVGPEDISLGFLVHARSVVPGGAAPLEFLHITFQCFFAALYLVLSADLSPSLLRQLFSCHGPRSSLLARLLPPMCVPRPERPDGGDAALLQEAEPHNLQITAAFLAGLLSREHGGLLAECQVSERALLQRQAGARGCLSRSLHEHFHSIPAAVPGEAKSVHAMPGFVWLIRSLYEMQEERLAREAVRGLKVGHLKLTFCGVGPAECAALAFVLRHLRRPMALQLDHNSVGDVGVEQLLPCLSVCKALYLRDNNISDRGVCKLVEHAIHCQQLQKLALFNNKLTDGCAHSLARLLACKRNFLALRLGNNHITAAGAQVLAEGLRANGSLQFLGLWGNKVGDEGAQALAEALRDHQSLRWLSLVGNNIGSRGAQALALMLEKNVALEELCLEENHLQDEGVCSLAKGLERNSRLKVLKLSNNYITYLGAEALLRALERNDTILEVCFQLWVPTENASR
- the NOD2 gene encoding nucleotide-binding oligomerization domain-containing protein 2 isoform X3, with amino-acid sequence MSKLRSMISAQSRFLSTYDGAENLCLEEIYTENVLEIRTEAGLAEPLQKNPATLGLEELFSSRGRLNDDADTLLVVGEAGSGKSTLLQRLHLLWASGRNFQEFLFVFPFSCRQLQCVAKPLSVRTLLFEHCCWPDLGQQDVFQFLLDHPNRVLLTFDGFDEFRFRFSDRERHCSPTDPTSVQTLLCNLLQGNLLKSARKVLTSRPAAVSALLRKCLRLELCLKGFSEEGIELYLRKCHREPGVADRLIRLLKATSALHGLCHLPVVSWMVSRCHQELLWRGGGSPKTSTDLYLLILQHFLLHASPPGSVPCGLGSGLLRGRLPSLLRLGRLAVHGLGTCCYVFSAKQLQAAHVGPEDISLGFLVHARSVVPGGAAPLEFLHITFQCFFAALYLVLSADLSPSLLRQLFSCHGPRSSLLARLLPPMCVPRPERPDGGDAALLQEAEPHNLQITAAFLAGLLSREHGGLLAECQVSERALLQRQAGARGCLSRSLHEHFHSIPAAVPGEAKSVHAMPGFVWLIRSLYEMQEERLAREAVRGLKVGHLKLTFCGVGPAECAALAFVLRHLRRPMALQLDHNSVGDVGVEQLLPCLSVCKALYLRDNNISDRGVCKLVEHAIHCQQLQKLALFNNKLTDGCAHSLARLLACKRNFLALRLGNNHITAAGAQVLAEGLRANGSLQFLGLWGNKVGDEGAQALAEALRDHQSLRWLSLVGNNIGSRGAQALALMLEKNVALEELCLEENHLQDEGVCSLAKGLERNSRLKVLKLSNNYITYLGAEALLRALERNDTILEVWLRGNTFSPEEIERLGQRDTRLLL
- the NOD2 gene encoding nucleotide-binding oligomerization domain-containing protein 2 isoform X1, whose product is MCTQDAFQAQRSQLVGLLVSGSLEGFESVLDWLLSWEVLSWEDYEGLSLPGQPLSRLARRLLDTVWNKGAWGCEQLVAAVREAQTDCQAPELSSCWDPHSPQPARDLQSHRPAIVRRLYSHVEGVLDLAWEHGFISQYECDEIRLPIFTSSQRARRLLDLATVKANGLAAFLLRHVQELPVPLALPFEDAACKKYMSKLRSMISAQSRFLSTYDGAENLCLEEIYTENVLEIRTEAGLAEPLQKNPATLGLEELFSSRGRLNDDADTLLVVGEAGSGKSTLLQRLHLLWASGRNFQEFLFVFPFSCRQLQCVAKPLSVRTLLFEHCCWPDLGQQDVFQFLLDHPNRVLLTFDGFDEFRFRFSDRERHCSPTDPTSVQTLLCNLLQGNLLKSARKVLTSRPAAVSALLRKCLRLELCLKGFSEEGIELYLRKCHREPGVADRLIRLLKATSALHGLCHLPVVSWMVSRCHQELLWRGGGSPKTSTDLYLLILQHFLLHASPPGSVPCGLGSGLLRGRLPSLLRLGRLAVHGLGTCCYVFSAKQLQAAHVGPEDISLGFLVHARSVVPGGAAPLEFLHITFQCFFAALYLVLSADLSPSLLRQLFSCHGPRSSLLARLLPPMCVPRPERPDGGDAALLQEAEPHNLQITAAFLAGLLSREHGGLLAECQVSERALLQRQAGARGCLSRSLHEHFHSIPAAVPGEAKSVHAMPGFVWLIRSLYEMQEERLAREAVRGLKVGHLKLTFCGVGPAECAALAFVLRHLRRPMALQLDHNSVGDVGVEQLLPCLSVCKALYLRDNNISDRGVCKLVEHAIHCQQLQKLALFNNKLTDGCAHSLARLLACKRNFLALRLGNNHITAAGAQVLAEGLRANGSLQFLGLWGNKVGDEGAQALAEALRDHQSLRWLSLVGNNIGSRGAQALALMLEKNVALEELCLEENHLQDEGVCSLAKGLERNSRLKVLKLSNNYITYLGAEALLRALERNDTILEVWLRGNTFSPEEIERLGQRDTRLLL